A window from Salminus brasiliensis chromosome 7, fSalBra1.hap2, whole genome shotgun sequence encodes these proteins:
- the casp8 gene encoding caspase-8 yields MDPRILHSIDEELTKTEVAALKFLCLDLIGRKRLENVKDAKDLFLRLTERAMLDDEHYLAELLHTIGRYDLLVLLGTNKRDVSSWLHTRTDSRLGLSPYRKMLYKLSEDVTAENLRAIKFLLDELPRAKLQDSATFLDVLAEMEKIQLLAEDKLDVLMNVLDRCDKQLANQVREFQNLLRMREQDYSSEPMYPSHPKQEQSMEIPYSPLSIAETSPEVPGRQPVEPDANVPTTPIEVEDFYSLKRRPRGYCLIINNYDFTKSHTSSSNNSYKNRTGTDKDAFELIRVFTRLHFLTEEKNDLCASEMLDVIKEFAGKDHSQMDAFVCCILSHGLKGTVLGADGQTVKIRELTQAFALCRSLLNKPKLFFIQACQGVQLQRPVYIQADGKEESNEEEEKELEDDAQSVTLLSIPIEADFLIGMATVESYKSFRHTHKGSIFIQELCRQIESGLQRKEDILSIMTRVNREVSTQVLNGFKQMPEPRYTLTKKLVFTLD; encoded by the exons ATGGACCCACGAATACTGCACAGTATTGATGAGGAGCTGACGAAGACTGAAGTGGCTGCCTTGAAGTTCCTGTGCTTGGACCTGATTGGCCGGAAGCGCCTGGAGAACGTGAAGGACGCCAAGGACCTGTTTCTGCGGCTAACCGAACGGGCCATGCTTGATGATGAGCACTACCTCGCTGAGCTGCTTCACACCATTGGGCGCTATGACCTGCTGGTGTTACTGGGCACCAACAAAAGGGATGTCAGCAGCTGGCTGCACACTCGCACAGACTCTAGACTTGGGCTTTCACCTTACAG AAAGATGCTGTATAAGCTGTCTGAAGACGTAACAGCTGAAAATCTTCGTGCCATAAAGTTCCTTCTGGATGAATTGCCCAGAGCAAAGCTGCAAGACTCTGCT ACGTTTCTGGATGTTTTGGCTGAGATGGAAAAGATCCAGTTGCTCGCAGAAGATAAACTGGATGTACTGATGAATGTTCTGGATAGATGTGACAAACAGCTGGCCAACCAGGTGCGAGAATTCCAGAACCTACTAAGAATGAGGGAACAAGATTACAGCTCTGAACCAA TGTATCCCAGTCACCCCAAACAAGAACAGTCTATGGAAATACCCTAT AGCCCCCTGTCCATAGCAGAGACCTCACCAGAAG TTCCAGGTAGACAGCCTGTAGAACCAGATGCAAATGTCCCAACTACACCAatagag GTGGAGGATTTTTATTCTCTGAAACGACGTCCTCGTGGGTACTGCCTGATCATCAACAACTATGATTTTACAAAGTCGCATACATCCTCATCCAACAATTCATATAAGAACCGAACAGGAACAGACAAAGATGCAT TTGAGCTCATCAGAGTATTCACCAGGCTGCAttttctgactgaggagaagaACGATCTGTGCGCTTCAGAAATGCTGGATGTAATAAAGGAGTTTGCTGGAAAGGACCACTCTCAAATGGATGCATTTGTCTGCTGTATCCTCTCTCACGGGCTAAAGGGAACGGTCCTAGGCGCAGACGGCCAAACAGTTAAAATTCGTGAACTCACCCAGGCTTTTGCCCTATGCCGTTCTCTGTTGAACAAGCCAAAACTCTTCTTCATCCAGGCCTGTCAGGGCGTTCAGTTACAAAGGCCTGTGTACATTCAGGCAGATGGTAAAGAAGAGTCaaacgaggaggaggagaaggagcttgAGGATGACGCCCAAAGTGTCACGCTCCTCAGTATCCCTATTGAAGCTGATTTCTTGATTGGAATGGCAACAGTGGAGTCCTACAAGTCTTTCCGTCATACTCACAAGGGGTCTATTTTCATCCAGGAGCTCTGCAGGCAGATAGAAAGCGGCCTACAAAG
- the pnkd gene encoding probable hydrolase PNKD encodes MALPDWTLCFFGLASVCGGFYIYRLLAGGRRNSRNRGLLAEVMARTERPLFWIAYSLYTRTKLGYVFYKRQMKKAREKYPAGHSRTQPTTINGIKIIPVPVLSDNYSYVIIDTASNLAAVVDPADPQSVQSCLEQEGVTLEAILCTHKHWDHSGGNRALKRLHSSCRVYGNLMDNIPGLTHPLADKDAVDVGTRLRFRAFYTPGHTVGHTIYLLDGRTFGGPSSLFSGDLVFLSGCGRMFEGTASTMLSSLDTVGSLNDDTLLWPGHEYAEDNLLFAAEVEPGNVTREQKLQWVQQQRGQRLCTSPSTLAEEKQYNPFLRSHAQDLHQALGLQQNQDEDWTLYRARVLEELRRRKDIYKGR; translated from the exons ATGGCGCTTCCGGACTGGACGCTGTGCTTCTTCGGCTTAGCCTCGGTCTGCGGGGGCTTCTACATCTACCGCCTTCTCGCTGGGGGCAGGAGGAATTCGAGGAACAGGGGTCTTCTGGCTGAAGTGATGGCTCGTACGGAGAGACCGCTGTTTTGGATCGC GTACTCGCTGTACACACGGACCAAACTGGGCTACGTGTTTTACAAACGTCAGATGAAGAAAGCACGGGAGAAATACCCAGCAGGCCACTCCCGAACCCAACCCACCACCATAAACG GTATCAAGATCATACCTGTGCCCGTTCTCTCAGACAACTACAGCTATGTCATTATTGACACTGCCTCAAATCTTGCTGCCGTGGTGGATCCCGCCGATCCTCAGTCTGTACAG AGTTGTCTGGAACAGGAGGGGGTGACGTTAGAAGCAATTctctgcacacacaaacactg GGACCACAGTGGAGGAAATCGAGCCCTGAAAAGGCTTCACAGTTCCTGTAGGGTGTATGGAAACCTTATGGACAACATTCCTGGCCTTACACA TCCTCTGGCAGATAAAGATGCAGTAGATGTTGGGACACGTCTGCGCTTCAGGGCCTTTTACACCCCTGGCCATACTGTGGGTCACACGATCTACCTCTTGGACGGACGGACATTTGGAGGCCCCAGTAGCCTCTTTTCGGGGGACCTGGTTTTTCTCTCAGGATGTG GGCGAATGTTTGAAGGCACTGCTTCAACAATGCTGTCATCGCTGGACACGGTTGGCTCACTTAATGACGACACACTGCTCTGGCCTG GTCATGAATATGCTGAGGATAACCTGCTGTTCGCTGCAGAAGTGGAGCCTGGTAATGTGACACGAGAACAGAAGCTACAATGGGTTCAGCAGCAGAGAGGACAGAGACTGTGCACG AGCCCATCCACTCTGGCAGAAGAAAAACAGTACAATCCATTTTTGAGGAGCCATGCTCAGGATCTCCACCAAGCATTAGGCCTGCAGCAAAACCAGGATGAAGACTGGACTTTGTACAGAGCCCGTGTCCTAGAGGAGCTGCGCAGGAGAAAGGACATTTATAAAGGCCGATAG
- the catip gene encoding ciliogenesis-associated TTC17-interacting protein, whose product MKEAEAGHERAEEPKSSKEALAFLSSIGHREVNQCLFADSLVTVSDSGKELGEFCVSIQRASYDDEPCYMVHANSHGAIDNIPCGTSIMAYVSRSLETLEENLHEYMKMQEHMLDRKVNIVKRDDCLVVTRTITEKEEVKKQTFTLPLHSLQGFVSEASNLLILRILAQQRKVPEKMMFLSFNADTQITVSTYRELGTKKQLVGKDMVDVFGIERTISFGDDIQATWQCYFLQDGHLSSRVQMGSPVTMSLLQLPPILNKEERDQKTVFDKKPLIWEEDMELHSKFLDRKEELKADHSSYVRHHPELKTLLADFLQFLLLRKPEDVFSFAHNFFAPFDSQRPPDSSFKTSQTMKVPEGTLPGNKC is encoded by the exons ATGAAGGAAGCTGAGGCAGGGCATGAGAGAGCAGAAGAACCGAAATCCTCGAAAGAAGCTTTAGCGTTTCTTTCCAGCATCG GCCACAGAGAAGTCAATCAGTGCTTGTTTGCAGACTCTTTAGTGACTGTATCGGACAGTGGCAAAGAGCTGGGGGAATTCTGTGTTAGTATACAGAGGGCCAGCTATGATGATGAGCCCTGCTATATGGTTCACGCTAACAGTCATGGGGCAATCGATAACATACCCTGTGGCACTTCCATTATGG CCTATGTGTCCAGGAGTCTTGAGACACTTGAAGAGAATCTTCATGAATATATGAAG ATGCAGGAACACATGTTGGACAGGAAGGTAAACATAGTAAAGCGAGATGACTGTCTTGTGGTAACCAGAACCATCACAGAAAAAGAG GAAGTGAAGAAGCAAACATTCACATTACCACTGCACTCTCTACAAGGTTTTGTGTCTGAGGCCTCCAACCTCCTCATCCTGCGCATTTTAGCTCAGCAGAGAAAGGTTCCAGAGAAAATGATGTTCCTGTCATTCAATGCTGACACCCAAATTACTGTGTCAACCTAT AGGGAGCTGGGCACAAAGAAGCAGTTGGTTGGCAAAGACATGGTGGATGTGTTTGGCATTGAGAGGACTATCTCCTTTGGAGATGACATCCAAGCAACCTGGCAATGCTACTTCCTTCAAGATGG CCATTTATCAAGCAGAGTACAAATGGGCTCTCCAGTGACTATGAGCCTCCTGCAGCTTCCTCCCATCCTAAATAAAG AGGAGAGAGACCAGAAGACAGTGTTTGATAAGAAGCCCCTGATCTGGGAGGAAGATATGGAACTCCACTCAAAGTTTCTTGACAGAAAG gaagAGCTGAAAGCAGACCACTCCTCCTATGTTAGACATCACCCTGAGCTGAAGACTttgttggctgactttctgcagTTCCTGCTGTTGAGGAAACCTGAAGACGTTTTCTCCTTCGCTCATAACTTCTTTGCTCCCTTCGACTCTCAGCGCCCACCAGACAGCAGCTTCAAGACTTCACAAACCATGAAGGTTCCTGAAGGAACGTTACCAGGGAATAAATGCTAG